A DNA window from Christiangramia salexigens contains the following coding sequences:
- a CDS encoding aminoacyl-histidine dipeptidase, whose product MSEEIRALEPKVLWNKFADLNAVPRPSKKEERVIEFIKNFGNKLNLPTEVDEVGNVVIRKPATSGMESRKKIVLQAHLDMVHQKNNDTDFDFDTQGIQMYVDGDWVRAKGTTLGADNGLGVATMMAILESDSIEHPALEALFTIDEETGMTGAKGLNPNMLEGDILLNLDTEEDDEIGIGCAGGVDITANKTYQEENVPEGYVTFAVKVKGLMGGHSGMDIIKGLGNANKMMNRLLQNTGEEFNLRVSKIDGGGLRNAIPRESEAIIALPETEVQSFNAEFEKRQQKIKTEYASLEPNLSLELNKISEEVKVMDLNSQKEVLAALSGAHNGVYRMSPEIEGLVEASNNIANVTLSNGEVYIKCLTRSSVESTKDDLANSLKSVFELAGFTVELSGEYPGWAPNRESAILKTLDEIYQKLHGEQADIAACHAGLECGIIGSHYPGMDMISFGPTIRGAHSPDERASISSAQKYWKFLVEVLRNIPEN is encoded by the coding sequence ATGAGTGAAGAAATAAGGGCGCTGGAGCCCAAAGTTTTATGGAATAAATTCGCAGATCTTAACGCAGTTCCCAGACCTTCAAAAAAGGAGGAGCGCGTTATAGAATTCATTAAAAATTTCGGAAATAAACTCAACCTTCCAACTGAAGTTGATGAGGTTGGTAACGTTGTTATTCGTAAGCCTGCTACGAGTGGAATGGAGTCCAGAAAGAAAATAGTACTTCAGGCCCACCTCGATATGGTTCACCAAAAAAATAACGATACCGATTTTGATTTTGATACACAGGGAATCCAGATGTATGTAGACGGTGATTGGGTACGAGCAAAAGGAACTACATTGGGTGCAGATAACGGACTTGGTGTAGCTACCATGATGGCGATCCTTGAAAGTGATAGTATTGAGCATCCGGCTCTTGAGGCATTGTTCACTATAGATGAAGAGACCGGGATGACTGGTGCCAAAGGTTTAAATCCAAATATGCTGGAGGGAGATATTCTTCTTAATCTGGATACCGAGGAGGATGATGAGATCGGAATTGGTTGTGCCGGCGGAGTAGATATTACGGCTAACAAAACCTATCAGGAAGAAAATGTTCCTGAAGGATACGTAACCTTTGCGGTAAAGGTAAAAGGTTTGATGGGGGGACATTCCGGAATGGATATTATCAAGGGCCTTGGTAATGCGAATAAGATGATGAACCGCCTGCTTCAAAATACCGGAGAAGAGTTTAATCTCAGGGTTTCCAAGATCGATGGGGGAGGGCTTAGAAATGCGATCCCAAGAGAAAGTGAAGCTATAATTGCTTTGCCGGAAACTGAAGTGCAAAGTTTTAATGCGGAGTTTGAAAAACGTCAGCAAAAAATTAAAACCGAATATGCTTCTCTGGAACCTAATCTTAGTTTAGAGCTAAATAAGATCTCTGAAGAGGTAAAGGTTATGGACCTAAATTCACAAAAAGAAGTTTTGGCGGCTTTAAGTGGCGCGCACAATGGTGTTTATAGAATGAGTCCCGAAATAGAGGGGCTTGTGGAGGCTTCCAATAATATTGCGAATGTCACACTGTCAAACGGAGAGGTTTATATTAAATGTCTTACAAGGAGTTCTGTTGAATCCACCAAGGATGATCTTGCAAATTCATTGAAGTCTGTATTTGAACTTGCAGGTTTCACTGTTGAATTATCTGGAGAATATCCTGGCTGGGCGCCGAATAGGGAATCTGCCATTCTTAAAACATTGGATGAAATCTATCAAAAACTCCATGGAGAGCAGGCAGATATTGCAGCTTGTCATGCCGGTCTTGAATGTGGTATCATTGGAAGTCATTATCCTGGCATGGATATGATCTCTTTTGGGCCAACTATTAGAGGAGCACATTCACCCGATGAGCGCGCAAGTATTTCTTCAGCTCAGAAATACTGGAAGTTTCTAGTAGAGGTTCTTAGGAATATTCCTGAAAATTAA
- a CDS encoding DUF3810 domain-containing protein, whose translation MKKNSTLLLAIFLPIQIIAIRILAGYPYFIEEYYSNGLYPVVSRIMRFSLSFVPFSLGDLLYAAFIFMIIKWLGRRLKQRFRAPKTWIPDALATLSIIYFSFHLFWGFNYYRLPLHQSLEIENDYTTEKLIGLTENLIKKSNSAHSLLADNDTLKVDFNFSKKELFRITTEGYESLKKDFPELTYESPALKRSLYSLPLTYMGFNGYLNPLTNEAQVNTVIIPYKIPTTASHEIGHQLGYAKENEANFIACLVTMNHPNPYFRYSGYTFALRYCLSELYRREPDMIKEMTCKLNPGILKNYREVDEFWLEHTNPFEPLFQATYNSYLIANNQEDGMKSYSYVVALLVNYFEAPHKSI comes from the coding sequence GTGAAGAAGAATTCAACCCTCCTGCTGGCTATATTCCTGCCTATACAGATTATTGCAATTAGGATCCTTGCCGGCTATCCATATTTTATTGAAGAATATTATTCTAATGGTCTTTACCCAGTGGTTTCTCGTATTATGCGATTCAGCCTTAGTTTCGTCCCCTTTTCACTGGGTGATCTACTGTATGCGGCGTTTATATTTATGATCATAAAGTGGCTGGGCCGCAGATTAAAACAAAGATTCAGAGCACCAAAAACATGGATTCCAGACGCATTAGCCACCCTCTCTATTATCTATTTTAGTTTTCACCTTTTTTGGGGTTTCAATTATTACAGGTTACCCCTTCACCAAAGTCTGGAGATCGAAAATGATTATACCACAGAGAAATTAATAGGTCTTACCGAAAATTTGATAAAAAAATCAAATTCAGCACATTCCCTTTTGGCAGATAATGATACTTTAAAGGTGGATTTTAATTTTTCGAAAAAAGAACTTTTCAGGATCACTACTGAAGGTTACGAAAGTCTAAAAAAAGATTTCCCCGAACTTACCTATGAAAGCCCGGCCTTAAAAAGATCATTATACAGTCTGCCGCTTACCTATATGGGATTCAACGGTTATTTGAATCCACTTACCAATGAGGCACAGGTAAACACGGTGATCATCCCCTATAAAATTCCAACTACTGCAAGTCATGAAATTGGACATCAGTTAGGCTATGCAAAAGAAAATGAAGCAAACTTTATTGCCTGTCTTGTAACCATGAATCATCCTAACCCCTATTTCAGATATTCCGGCTATACATTTGCGCTTAGATATTGTCTTAGTGAACTTTACCGAAGAGAGCCGGATATGATCAAAGAAATGACCTGCAAATTAAACCCCGGGATTCTTAAGAACTATCGGGAAGTGGACGAATTCTGGTTAGAACACACTAATCCTTTTGAACCCCTTTTCCAGGCTACTTATAACTCTTATCTCATTGCCAATAATCAGGAAGACGGGATGAAAAGTTACAGTTATGTGGTTGCACTTCTCGTAAATTATTTCGAAGCACCTCATAAAAGCATATAA
- a CDS encoding amidohydrolase family protein: protein MKLKLLILGVFLSVFSAHSQEYFPKNDGVQMRNTNYTVFKNAKIHVDPQTTIENGMFAIKEGKITAVGKTINIPKNSVVVDLAGKEVYPSFIDIYSDFGISKPKKAESGDQPQYEAGREGYYWNDHIRPETNAVSHFSFDPKEAEKFHKAGFGVVNTHVPDGIIRGTGMLVALTPNVSEGQRILNERSAQYLSFDKSVASRQSYPTSLMGAMALIRQAYLDAQWYAGGNADNTDLALEALNQNKDLVQIFATDKLLDELRADKVGDEFGVQYVILGSGKEYQRLNEIKSSNATYIIPLKLPEAYDVEDPYLANYVSLEEMKEWNQAPANLKMLAEKNVPFTITTHSIDAEKDFRKNLLKSISYGLSKEAALAALTTIPAKTIGQANKLGVIKAGAWANFLITSGDYFEKETTLYENWIQGEKKILENMTHTDITGNYDLSVDGKNYDLKITGEASKPKADVKLGETKIGSKLSFEDNWMNLLLSSPDTTKTEFIRLVTNVPSKTDKISGKAILPNGSETTFTASKKSEEEKSDKKDKPAETPKVMPVTYPNMAYGFTEMPKQENILFKNATVWTNEVEGIVENTDVLVKDGKIVKVGKDLNAGGARVVDATGKHLTSGIIDEHSHIAASAINEAGHNSSAEVQMEDVVDPTDIDIYRNLAGGVTLIQLLHGSANPIGGQSAILKLKWGASAEDMIFQPAPPFIKFALGENVKQSNWGSKSRFPQTRMGVEQVFMDYFSQAKAYESKKQSGKNFRKDLEMETLLEIINSKRFVSSHSYIQSEINMLMKVAEAFGFNINTFTHILEGYKVADKMKEHGAGASTFSDWWAYKYEVNDAIPFNAAIMNEVGLTVAINSDDNEMSRRLNQEAAKSVKYGGMSEEEAWKMVTLNPAKLLHVDDLVGSVKAGKQADLVLWNDHPLSIYAKPEKTMVEGVVYFDIERDQKLRKEIQQQRNELIGQMLKEKNNGVKTQPVVKKEDQHVHCDLLEEVH from the coding sequence ATGAAATTAAAATTACTGATCCTGGGAGTATTTTTGAGCGTTTTCTCGGCGCATTCTCAAGAATACTTTCCCAAAAACGATGGTGTCCAAATGCGAAACACCAATTACACTGTATTCAAGAACGCTAAAATTCATGTAGACCCTCAAACAACCATAGAAAATGGAATGTTTGCGATCAAGGAAGGAAAAATTACCGCAGTAGGTAAAACGATTAATATTCCTAAGAATAGCGTAGTTGTAGATCTTGCAGGCAAAGAAGTTTACCCTTCTTTTATCGATATCTACAGCGATTTTGGAATCTCAAAACCTAAAAAAGCCGAAAGCGGAGATCAACCGCAATATGAGGCCGGCAGAGAAGGCTATTACTGGAATGACCATATTCGCCCTGAAACTAATGCCGTTTCCCACTTTAGCTTTGATCCTAAAGAAGCTGAAAAATTTCACAAAGCAGGTTTCGGAGTTGTAAATACTCACGTACCAGACGGAATAATTCGCGGAACCGGAATGTTAGTGGCTCTTACGCCAAATGTAAGCGAAGGGCAACGCATCCTCAACGAACGTTCTGCTCAATACCTATCTTTTGATAAGAGCGTGGCATCGCGACAGTCCTACCCTACTTCACTAATGGGGGCAATGGCTTTGATTCGCCAGGCCTATCTGGATGCCCAGTGGTATGCCGGAGGTAATGCCGATAATACTGATCTTGCATTGGAGGCTCTGAATCAAAATAAGGATCTGGTTCAGATCTTTGCTACAGATAAACTTTTAGATGAATTAAGAGCAGATAAAGTTGGAGACGAATTTGGTGTACAATACGTTATCTTAGGTAGCGGAAAAGAGTACCAGCGATTAAATGAGATCAAATCTTCCAATGCCACATATATCATTCCTTTAAAGCTTCCCGAAGCTTACGATGTGGAAGATCCTTATTTAGCCAATTATGTGAGCCTCGAAGAAATGAAAGAATGGAATCAGGCTCCTGCAAACCTTAAAATGCTTGCAGAAAAAAATGTGCCTTTTACTATAACCACACATTCTATAGATGCAGAAAAAGACTTTAGAAAGAACCTTTTAAAAAGTATTTCATATGGTCTTAGTAAAGAAGCTGCACTTGCTGCACTTACAACTATTCCCGCAAAAACTATAGGACAAGCCAACAAACTCGGTGTGATCAAAGCAGGTGCCTGGGCCAATTTCCTTATCACCTCCGGAGACTACTTTGAGAAAGAGACCACTCTTTACGAAAACTGGATTCAGGGCGAAAAGAAGATCCTTGAAAATATGACTCATACCGATATTACAGGGAATTATGATCTAAGCGTAGACGGAAAGAACTACGATCTTAAAATAACTGGTGAAGCTTCCAAACCAAAGGCGGATGTTAAATTAGGAGAAACTAAGATTGGTTCAAAATTAAGTTTTGAAGATAACTGGATGAATCTTTTATTATCCTCACCAGACACAACTAAAACTGAATTCATTAGGCTCGTTACCAATGTTCCTTCAAAAACAGATAAAATTAGCGGAAAAGCTATTTTGCCAAACGGTTCTGAAACAACCTTTACAGCTTCAAAAAAATCAGAAGAAGAGAAATCTGATAAAAAAGATAAGCCAGCCGAAACTCCTAAAGTAATGCCGGTTACTTATCCAAACATGGCATATGGATTTACTGAAATGCCAAAACAGGAAAATATCCTTTTCAAAAATGCTACGGTTTGGACCAATGAAGTCGAAGGCATCGTAGAAAATACAGATGTTCTGGTTAAGGATGGTAAGATCGTAAAAGTAGGCAAAGACCTGAATGCCGGTGGCGCCAGGGTAGTTGATGCTACAGGTAAACACCTAACTTCTGGCATTATAGACGAACATTCTCATATCGCAGCTTCAGCAATTAACGAAGCGGGACATAATTCTTCAGCCGAAGTACAGATGGAAGACGTTGTAGATCCAACTGATATTGATATTTATAGAAATCTTGCTGGTGGGGTGACCTTAATTCAATTATTACACGGTTCTGCAAACCCTATTGGAGGGCAGTCTGCAATACTTAAACTAAAATGGGGTGCTTCTGCAGAAGACATGATCTTTCAACCTGCACCGCCATTCATAAAATTTGCCTTGGGTGAGAATGTTAAGCAATCCAACTGGGGCAGTAAGAGCCGTTTCCCTCAAACAAGAATGGGTGTAGAACAGGTATTTATGGATTATTTCAGCCAGGCTAAGGCTTATGAAAGTAAAAAGCAAAGTGGTAAGAATTTCAGAAAAGACCTCGAAATGGAAACTCTGCTTGAGATCATTAACAGCAAGCGTTTCGTATCCAGCCATTCATACATCCAAAGTGAGATCAACATGCTTATGAAGGTGGCAGAAGCCTTTGGCTTCAATATTAATACGTTTACACACATCCTTGAAGGCTATAAAGTTGCCGATAAGATGAAAGAACATGGAGCCGGTGCATCGACCTTTTCTGACTGGTGGGCCTATAAATATGAAGTTAATGACGCGATTCCTTTTAATGCAGCCATCATGAACGAGGTTGGATTAACTGTAGCCATTAATAGTGATGATAACGAAATGAGCCGCAGACTTAATCAGGAAGCTGCGAAAAGCGTTAAGTATGGTGGTATGAGCGAAGAAGAAGCCTGGAAAATGGTAACTCTTAATCCTGCAAAATTATTGCACGTAGATGATCTTGTAGGAAGTGTGAAAGCCGGAAAACAGGCAGACCTTGTTCTATGGAATGATCATCCACTTTCAATTTATGCAAAACCAGAGAAAACCATGGTGGAGGGTGTGGTCTATTTCGATATTGAAAGAGATCAAAAGCTTAGAAAAGAAATTCAGCAGCAAAGAAATGAACTGATCGGACAGATGCTGAAGGAAAAGAACAATGGTGTAAAAACTCAGCCTGTAGTTAAAAAAGAGGATCAGCACGTTCACTGTGATCTTTTAGAGGAAGTACATTAA